A single Silvibacterium dinghuense DNA region contains:
- a CDS encoding carboxypeptidase-like regulatory domain-containing protein, with product MGTKITSSTSLRLALGLALTAAPFATASFAQDAPGKLHGHVIDPAGVPIAGVNVEVSTDGKTAKYTFKTNDSGDYTGDGIAPGTYVITLDNATGKPIDQFQNVKITSGADTAQDFDLTRADYVAKLSPEQRKQLEEVRTKNAAALKENGVIKNLNADLKEARQDNHDKNYAAADALMTKDTTAKPDAAVLWVELGVAQKGEKKYPDAETSLKKAVELDNAGGKPNPEIEAAANDALGETLATEGKIPDAQAAYEAAAKAAATKDPKAAFMHYQNEAIMMDRAGNVDATVAAADQAIAADPTQPIPYYLKGKALINKATVDPKTQKIVAPPGCAEAYEKYLDLAPNGPFAADAKNILDSLGTKIQSKYKAK from the coding sequence ATGGGAACGAAGATTACCAGCAGCACAAGCCTCCGGCTGGCCCTTGGGCTGGCTCTTACCGCCGCACCTTTTGCGACCGCCTCGTTTGCGCAGGATGCGCCGGGTAAGCTGCACGGCCACGTCATTGACCCGGCCGGCGTACCGATCGCGGGCGTGAACGTCGAGGTGAGCACGGACGGCAAGACCGCAAAGTACACCTTCAAGACCAATGACAGCGGCGACTACACCGGCGACGGCATCGCTCCCGGCACCTACGTCATTACGCTCGACAACGCAACCGGCAAGCCGATCGACCAGTTCCAGAACGTGAAGATCACCTCCGGCGCCGACACCGCACAGGACTTCGACCTGACCCGTGCCGACTATGTGGCCAAGCTTTCCCCCGAGCAGCGCAAGCAGCTCGAGGAAGTGCGCACGAAGAACGCTGCCGCCCTCAAGGAGAACGGCGTCATCAAGAACCTGAACGCCGACCTGAAGGAAGCCCGCCAGGATAACCACGACAAGAACTACGCCGCTGCCGACGCGCTGATGACCAAGGACACCACGGCCAAGCCCGACGCGGCTGTACTCTGGGTGGAACTGGGCGTAGCGCAGAAGGGTGAGAAGAAGTACCCCGACGCCGAGACCTCGCTCAAGAAGGCAGTGGAGCTCGACAACGCCGGCGGCAAGCCGAACCCGGAGATCGAGGCAGCGGCCAACGACGCACTGGGTGAGACGCTCGCCACTGAAGGCAAGATTCCCGATGCTCAGGCGGCTTACGAGGCAGCGGCCAAGGCTGCTGCGACCAAGGACCCGAAGGCGGCCTTCATGCACTACCAGAACGAGGCCATCATGATGGATCGCGCCGGCAATGTGGATGCGACCGTCGCCGCCGCCGACCAGGCCATCGCCGCCGACCCGACCCAGCCCATCCCCTACTACCTGAAGGGCAAGGCGCTCATCAACAAGGCGACCGTGGACCCGAAGACGCAGAAGATCGTTGCGCCTCCGGGCTGCGCCGAGGCCTACGAGAAGTATCTCGACCTGGCGCCGAACGGTCCCTTCGCAGCAGATGCGAAGAACATCCTCGACTCGCTCGGCACCAAGATCCAGTCGAAGTACAAGGCCAAGTAA
- a CDS encoding molybdopterin molybdotransferase MoeA yields the protein MSDRVLSYENAASTVLEQGRIAATAARRMEDVALGKAPGRVLAATLLADRDQPPFPRSVRDGYAARAAELDGRPLQVIGQIHAGESWTGATPAENEAIEIMTGAPLPEGLDCVAMIEHVREESGRITPEAGRRWRVGENVVPRGAEARAGAALVPAGTRLGTQHVAVAAICGYSQVKVYARPRVAILATGDELVGLSEMPGPFQIRNSNSYSLASQVERAGGEAMILPAAPDQLETIADSIREAAQYDMILLSGGVSMGRRDFVELALESLGAEFFFTGAKIQPGKPVVFGRIPVNQGWRYFFGLPGNPVSTMVTFALFGAPLLRALSGESENRWPPRFLTARLTAKAEGRPGLTRFLPSRSATTRHGLEVHPVPWQGSGDLAATATAGVFAVVPEEGLAAGAEVRVVEL from the coding sequence GTGAGCGATCGAGTATTGAGCTACGAAAATGCAGCGTCCACCGTTCTGGAGCAGGGTCGCATAGCGGCCACTGCCGCGCGGCGAATGGAAGATGTGGCTCTCGGCAAAGCTCCCGGCAGAGTGTTGGCTGCAACCCTGCTTGCCGACCGTGACCAGCCGCCGTTTCCGCGCTCGGTGCGCGACGGCTACGCGGCCCGCGCCGCCGAGCTTGACGGGCGCCCCCTGCAGGTGATCGGACAGATCCATGCCGGCGAAAGCTGGACAGGCGCCACGCCTGCAGAGAACGAGGCCATCGAGATCATGACCGGCGCGCCGCTGCCCGAAGGACTGGACTGTGTGGCGATGATCGAGCACGTGCGCGAAGAGAGTGGCCGCATCACGCCCGAGGCCGGACGCCGCTGGCGCGTGGGCGAGAATGTCGTCCCGCGCGGGGCCGAGGCGCGTGCAGGAGCGGCACTGGTGCCAGCAGGCACACGGCTGGGGACTCAGCACGTGGCCGTAGCGGCGATCTGCGGCTACAGCCAGGTCAAGGTCTATGCGCGGCCGCGCGTCGCCATCCTGGCAACGGGCGATGAACTGGTCGGTCTCTCCGAAATGCCGGGGCCATTCCAGATTCGTAACTCCAACAGTTACTCATTGGCGTCACAGGTGGAGCGCGCTGGCGGAGAAGCAATGATCCTGCCCGCTGCTCCGGACCAGCTCGAGACCATTGCCGACTCGATCCGCGAGGCTGCGCAGTACGACATGATCCTGCTTTCAGGTGGTGTCTCGATGGGTCGCCGCGACTTCGTCGAGCTGGCGCTCGAGAGCCTGGGCGCGGAGTTCTTCTTCACCGGCGCGAAGATTCAGCCAGGCAAGCCCGTCGTCTTCGGGCGCATCCCAGTGAATCAAGGCTGGCGATATTTCTTCGGACTGCCGGGGAATCCGGTCTCGACCATGGTGACCTTCGCACTCTTCGGCGCGCCGCTGCTGCGCGCGCTCTCCGGCGAATCCGAAAATCGCTGGCCCCCGCGATTCCTCACCGCACGGCTCACTGCAAAGGCCGAAGGCAGGCCAGGCCTCACGCGCTTTCTGCCTTCGCGCTCGGCGACCACAAGGCACGGGCTCGAAGTCCATCCTGTGCCCTGGCAGGGCTCGGGAGATCTAGCCGCGACAGCGACCGCAGGCGTCTTCGCGGTAGTGCCGGAAGAAGGACTCGCAGCCGGTGCGGAAGTACGGGTGGTGGAACTGTGA
- the moaC gene encoding cyclic pyranopterin monophosphate synthase MoaC codes for MEKLSHFDETGRARMVDVSEKAQTRREATAAAFVAMDQRVLAALPQNPKGNPLETARFAGIQAAKQTAMLIPMCHPLPLSFIDVAATITEGGIAIEATAATTAGTGVEMEALTAASIAALTVYDMCKALDKGIVIREVRLLRKTGGKSGDYTAADR; via the coding sequence GTGGAAAAGCTCTCGCATTTTGACGAGACCGGACGAGCACGCATGGTAGACGTCAGCGAAAAGGCACAGACGCGGCGTGAGGCAACTGCCGCGGCCTTCGTAGCGATGGATCAGCGCGTCCTCGCCGCCCTGCCGCAGAACCCGAAAGGCAATCCGCTCGAGACGGCGCGCTTTGCCGGCATCCAGGCAGCGAAGCAGACCGCGATGCTCATCCCCATGTGCCATCCGCTGCCCCTGAGCTTCATCGATGTTGCAGCGACGATCACCGAGGGCGGCATCGCCATCGAAGCCACGGCGGCAACCACCGCCGGCACCGGCGTCGAGATGGAGGCGCTGACCGCCGCGTCCATTGCCGCGCTGACCGTTTACGACATGTGCAAGGCGCTCGACAAGGGCATCGTCATCCGCGAAGTGCGGCTGCTCAGAAAGACCGGAGGCAAAAGCGGAGACTATACCGCAGCCGACAGATAG
- the egtD gene encoding L-histidine N(alpha)-methyltransferase codes for MGSEVYRGLTSRPKTLCPWLFYDQRGSELFEAITELPEYYLTRTERAIFAEHGDEMIAAAAAESGPLTMIELGAGTATKTGLLLRAAIRSQGAVDYYPIDVSASALAAAEQHIAEGIPGVRIESRVGDYTQGIEPIPCEGRRLVLYIGSSIGNFEPADAVQVLREARRILAPGDHLLLGADRAKDASVLIPAYDDAAGVTADFNKNVLTRIHRELGADFNLRTFRHRARWNQEQSRIEMHLESLIAQTVSIPALHLEVRFARGETIHTENSYKFTPESIASIIERAGFALTRCWSDPRQWFGVYLATVV; via the coding sequence GTGGGTTCCGAGGTCTATCGCGGCCTCACCTCCAGGCCCAAGACGCTTTGTCCCTGGCTCTTTTATGACCAGCGGGGCTCGGAGCTCTTCGAAGCGATCACCGAGCTGCCCGAGTACTACCTCACGCGCACCGAGCGCGCGATCTTTGCCGAGCACGGAGATGAGATGATCGCCGCCGCTGCTGCAGAGTCTGGGCCGCTGACCATGATTGAGCTGGGAGCGGGCACGGCGACCAAGACCGGTCTGCTGCTGCGTGCTGCGATCCGCAGCCAGGGCGCGGTCGACTACTACCCCATCGATGTATCGGCCTCCGCGCTGGCCGCGGCCGAGCAGCATATCGCTGAGGGCATTCCCGGCGTGCGCATCGAGTCTCGTGTCGGCGATTACACGCAGGGCATCGAGCCGATTCCGTGCGAAGGCCGCAGGCTGGTCCTTTATATCGGTTCGAGCATCGGCAACTTCGAGCCTGCGGATGCGGTGCAGGTGCTGCGCGAGGCGCGCCGCATTCTTGCGCCCGGCGATCATCTGCTGCTCGGGGCCGATCGCGCCAAGGATGCGTCTGTCCTCATCCCGGCTTATGACGATGCCGCAGGGGTGACGGCCGACTTCAATAAGAACGTTCTCACGCGGATCCATCGCGAGCTCGGAGCCGACTTCAACCTGCGCACCTTCCGCCATCGCGCCCGCTGGAATCAGGAGCAGTCGCGCATCGAGATGCATCTTGAGAGCCTCATCGCGCAGACGGTTTCGATTCCGGCGTTACATCTCGAAGTGCGCTTTGCGCGCGGCGAGACGATTCACACCGAGAACAGTTACAAATTCACGCCGGAGTCCATCGCCTCCATCATCGAGCGCGCAGGCTTTGCCCTGACGCGCTGCTGGAGCGATCCGCGGCAGTGGTTCGGTGTTTACCTTGCGACTGTGGTATAG
- the egtB gene encoding ergothioneine biosynthesis protein EgtB has product MHATVSPAAETLSVRPASSQDLLLFFCSVRQQTETLCLPLTPEDMMVQSCPEASPVKWHLAHTTWFFETFVLTPYLEGYRPFHPDFVWLFNSYYNSVSDQPLKKLRACFSRPSLEEIRAYRHHVDAAVERLLESSAHPEAVRRITIGVHHEQQHQELLAYDVKNAFWVNPLHAAYRSEPLAVATEAPPVRWIDFPGGLVEIGHRGEGFSFDNERPRHRHYLEPYTLASRLVTCGEYLDFMRDGGYQRPELWLSEGWETVKAQQWSAPLYWFHGDDGEWQLFTLAGAMPLAAMLATPVCHVSYFEADAFARWAGKRLPTEQEWEAAAETIPEPATGNFLESGELHPMPASSGAGLQQMYGDLWEWTASAYLGYPGFAAEPGALGEYNGKFMCNQMVLRGGSAVTPASHIRSTYRNFFSPDTRWQFAGLRLANR; this is encoded by the coding sequence ATGCATGCAACGGTAAGCCCGGCCGCCGAAACCCTGTCTGTACGGCCTGCATCGTCGCAGGATCTGCTCCTGTTCTTTTGTAGTGTGCGGCAGCAGACGGAAACGCTCTGCCTGCCGCTTACCCCGGAAGACATGATGGTGCAGTCCTGCCCCGAGGCCAGCCCGGTGAAGTGGCACCTGGCCCACACCACCTGGTTCTTCGAGACCTTCGTTCTGACCCCCTACCTCGAGGGATACCGTCCCTTCCATCCCGACTTCGTCTGGCTCTTCAACAGCTACTACAATTCCGTCTCCGACCAGCCGCTCAAGAAGCTGCGCGCCTGCTTCTCCCGGCCCTCGCTGGAAGAGATCCGCGCTTACCGCCACCATGTCGATGCGGCTGTCGAGCGTCTGCTCGAGTCCTCTGCGCATCCTGAAGCTGTACGCCGCATCACCATCGGCGTGCACCATGAACAGCAGCACCAGGAGCTGCTGGCCTACGACGTGAAGAATGCTTTCTGGGTGAATCCGCTGCATGCGGCCTATCGCAGCGAGCCGCTGGCAGTGGCTACGGAGGCTCCGCCTGTACGCTGGATCGACTTCCCCGGCGGCCTGGTCGAGATCGGCCATCGCGGGGAGGGCTTCTCCTTCGACAACGAGCGGCCCCGCCACAGGCATTATCTCGAGCCCTATACGCTTGCCTCGCGGCTGGTGACCTGCGGCGAGTATCTCGACTTCATGCGTGACGGAGGCTATCAGCGTCCGGAGCTGTGGCTCTCCGAGGGGTGGGAGACGGTGAAGGCGCAGCAGTGGAGCGCGCCGCTCTACTGGTTCCATGGGGATGACGGCGAGTGGCAGCTCTTCACCCTGGCCGGTGCCATGCCGCTCGCGGCGATGCTGGCTACGCCGGTCTGCCATGTGAGTTATTTCGAGGCCGATGCCTTTGCCCGCTGGGCGGGCAAGCGCCTGCCCACGGAGCAGGAGTGGGAGGCTGCGGCGGAGACCATCCCCGAGCCGGCAACTGGCAATTTCCTCGAATCCGGCGAGCTGCATCCCATGCCCGCGTCTTCTGGCGCAGGTCTGCAGCAGATGTATGGCGACCTGTGGGAGTGGACGGCCAGCGCGTATCTCGGCTATCCGGGATTTGCCGCGGAGCCCGGAGCGCTCGGCGAGTACAACGGCAAGTTCATGTGCAACCAGATGGTCCTGCGCGGCGGCTCTGCCGTTACCCCGGCCAGTCATATCCGTTCGACTTACAGGAATTTCTTTTCGCCGGATACCCGTTGGCAGTTTGCGGGCCTGCGTCTGGCCAACCGTTAG
- a CDS encoding DUF5666 domain-containing protein, with the protein MTRFRKFPLLLLLALLVGAIPAVAQDPSGGQDGPPQGGPGGPGGGPGAGMMQAFNEHGVQGTVTAISGSNLTVKTDDGTTWKIETGPNTRVRKQRDQIKLTDIHVGDMVGAFGDKDDKAKDLGAIAVIVIDKEQYEKAKADFGKTWTTGVVQSIVETKITIKRPDNVVQTIVVDENTSFRKRRDSITLADIKAGDNITARGGLQGTDFLAKTLNVGGPGGPGGPGGRGFGGPGNGPGNGPESGNPPQNPNF; encoded by the coding sequence GTGACCAGATTCCGCAAATTCCCGCTCCTGCTCCTGCTCGCGCTGCTGGTCGGAGCCATCCCGGCGGTCGCGCAGGACCCTTCAGGCGGACAGGACGGGCCTCCGCAGGGTGGTCCCGGCGGCCCAGGTGGCGGTCCGGGCGCGGGCATGATGCAGGCCTTTAATGAGCACGGCGTGCAGGGCACGGTGACGGCCATCAGCGGCTCGAATCTGACCGTAAAAACCGATGATGGCACCACCTGGAAGATCGAGACAGGCCCCAACACCCGGGTCCGCAAGCAGCGTGACCAGATCAAGCTGACCGATATTCACGTCGGGGACATGGTCGGCGCCTTCGGTGACAAGGACGACAAGGCGAAGGACCTCGGCGCAATCGCCGTGATCGTCATCGACAAAGAGCAATACGAAAAGGCCAAGGCGGACTTCGGCAAGACCTGGACAACAGGTGTGGTGCAGTCGATCGTCGAGACGAAGATCACCATCAAGCGTCCGGACAATGTCGTGCAGACCATCGTCGTGGACGAGAACACCTCATTCCGGAAGCGCCGCGACAGCATCACCCTGGCCGATATCAAGGCAGGCGACAACATAACCGCGCGAGGCGGACTGCAAGGCACGGACTTCCTGGCCAAGACGCTGAATGTCGGCGGCCCTGGAGGACCAGGTGGTCCGGGCGGCCGAGGCTTTGGCGGTCCTGGAAACGGGCCGGGGAACGGGCCCGAAAGTGGCAATCCTCCGCAAAATCCCAACTTTTAA